In Spirosoma pollinicola, the genomic window AAAAGAAAGAAATGAATCCAAATAAAGCCTTGTGGGAAAAAGGGGACTTCACCCAAATTGCCGCAACCATGCGCACAAGTGGTGCCGCACTGGTTGCCCAGTTAGGTATCACCCAGGGACTTTCCGTTCTTGACCTCGCCTGTGGCGATGGTACCACGGCCATACCTGAGGCAAAGCTTGGCGCTACGGTTTTGGGCGTCGATATAGCCAGTAACCTCGTTGCCGCAGGTAACAAACGGGCCAGTGAAGCAGGGCTGACGAACTGCACCTTTCAGGAGGGTGATGCCTCAGATTTGACCGACCTGAGCGACCAGTCGTTTGATCTGGTTGTAAGTATGTTCGGCGCTATGTTTGCGCCAAAGCCCTTTGATGTGGCGAAGGAGATGGTTCGGGTTACCCGTCCGGGTGGACGAATCGTTATGGGAAACTGGATTCCGGGCGATCCTACGCTGGTGGCTCAGGTATTAAAGATCAGCTCGGCCTATACACCGCCACCGCCGGAGGGTTTTCTAAGTCCTATGCTGTGGGGTATCGAGAGCCATGTTATAGAGCGTTTTGAGAAAGCCGGTATCGCGAAGGAAAATATTACGTTCCTCCGTGATACATTTACGTTCAACGCGTCGTATTCACCTTCCGAATTTTTCAACACGTTTAAAAGCTACTACGGACCTACGATGAACGCGTTTGAAGCAGCCGAAAAGAATGGCAAGGCGCTCGAACTGGATCAGGCGCTGGACGCTTTATTTATCAGTCAAAACAAAAGCATTGACACGAATGTCACCAGCATACCCGCCACGTTCCTGCGGGTGACGGTTCACTGTTAATGGAATAAACCATCGGGGTTGTTGTAGAGACAACGCATGCATTGTCTCTACAACAACAGACCTACTCGGAACGTAACGATTTCACCGGGTTCATCAGGGCGGCTTTAATGCTTTGGAAACTCACGGTCACCAGCGCAATGCCCACGGCCAGAACACCCGCCAGCGCGAAGACCCACCATTCCAGGTCGATCTTGTAGGCGAAGTCCTGTAGCCAGCGGTGCATGGCGTACCAGGCAATTGGACTGGCCAGAACAATAGCGATGAGTACCAGTTTTAGGAAATCTTTCGACAGCAGCGCAATAAGGCTCGATACACTGGCTCCCAACACTTTACGGACGCCAATTTCTTTGGTCCGCTGTTGCGCCGTAAACGTAGCCAGCCCCAGTAAACCAAGACAGGCTACCAGCATGGCCAGCAGTGTGAAGAAGCTGAACACCTGACCAAACCGCTCGTCGGCCCGGTATTGCTTGTCGTACCGTTCGTCTAAAAAGGAGTAGTCGAAAATAT contains:
- a CDS encoding class I SAM-dependent methyltransferase; translated protein: MRFNSLVKKKEMNPNKALWEKGDFTQIAATMRTSGAALVAQLGITQGLSVLDLACGDGTTAIPEAKLGATVLGVDIASNLVAAGNKRASEAGLTNCTFQEGDASDLTDLSDQSFDLVVSMFGAMFAPKPFDVAKEMVRVTRPGGRIVMGNWIPGDPTLVAQVLKISSAYTPPPPEGFLSPMLWGIESHVIERFEKAGIAKENITFLRDTFTFNASYSPSEFFNTFKSYYGPTMNAFEAAEKNGKALELDQALDALFISQNKSIDTNVTSIPATFLRVTVHC